Proteins co-encoded in one Sebastes umbrosus isolate fSebUmb1 chromosome 20, fSebUmb1.pri, whole genome shotgun sequence genomic window:
- the rnf157 gene encoding E3 ubiquitin ligase RNF157 isoform X6: MGALTSRQNIGVEEVDIPSSSVYRYPPKSGSYFASHFIMGGEKFDSTHPEGYLFGENTDLNFLGTRPVAFPYAAPPPQEPVKTLRSLINIRKDTLRLVRCSEDLKLPGDEEAGKNRASYNVEFTFDADTQVAITIYYQAIEEFHNGVPLYLPQDSSLQSETVHFKRGVGQQFCLPSHTVNLSEWADEELLFDMDKEVFPMVVQAVVDEGEEHLGHSHILLATFEKHMDGSYCVKPLKQKQVVDGVSYLLQEIYGIENKYNSQESKVADDEISDNSAECVVCLSDVRDTLILPCRHLCLCNACADTLRYQANCCPICRLPFRALLQIRAMRKKLSPLSPTSFNPVITSQTSDSEEHSASEHIPPGYEVVSLLEALNGPLSTSSVNPPPLNSGPSNVSGVLPPYSSEPHPAPARSLSPLDHSNSSQGLKLKKSGSKSLSQNSSVLPEEEDEKSCSESEVCRHKLAVDQQESGVTPDSENLTLSSSGAIDQSSCTGTPLSSTITSPEDPVSCSLVQSVMSMASSHSQHSHISTDTMSSMSGSYLAGAEGEPGGDEGGDAEGEENQDAPMESRGPSQQDGEFSQEPKEQNYSVAVEEQDSEGNDVTEEDCSSPSNGKD, from the exons ATGGGAGCTTTAACAAGCAGACAAAACATAGGCGTGGAAGAAGTGGACATTCCGTCCAGCTCGGTGTACCGTTATCCACCCAAATCTG ggaGTTACTTCGCCAGCCACTTCATCATGGGGGGAGAGAAGTTTGACTCCACTCATCCGGAGGGTTACCTGTTCGGGGAAAACACAGACCTAAACTTCCTGGGGACCAGACCTGTGGCG ttccCGTACGCAGCCCCTCCACCTCAGGAACCAGTCAAGACGCTACGAAGCCTTATAAACATCCGTAAGGACACGCTGCGGCTCGTACG GTGCAGCGAGGACCTGAAGCTGCCGGGTGACGAGGAGGCGGGGAAGAACAGGGCCAGCTACAACGTGGAGTTCACCTTCGACGCCGACACACAGGTGGCCATAACCATCTACTACCAGGCCATAGAGGAGTTCCACAACGGAGTGCCACT CTACCTGCCCCAGGACAGCTCTCTGCAGTCTGAGACGGTGCACTTCAAGAGAGGAGTGGGTCAGCAGTTCTGTCTGCCGTCACACACCGTCAACCTCAGCGAGTGGGCTGACGAGGAG CTGCTGTTTGACATGGACAAAGAGGTGTTCCCCATGGTGGTGCAGGCTGTTGTAGACGAGGGGGAAG AACATTTGGGCCACTCTCACATACTGCTGGCTACGTTTGAAAAG CACATGGACGGGAGCTACTGTGTGAAGCCTCTGAAGCAGAAACAAGTG GTGGATGGAGTGAGTTATCTCCTGCAGGAGATCTACGGGATCGAGAACAAATACAACAGCCAAGAATCAAAG GTAGCGGACGATGAGATCAGTGATAACAGCGCTGAGTGTGTGGTCTGTTTGTCGGATGTGCGAGACACACTCATCTTGCCTTGCAGACACCTGTGTCTCTGCAACGCCTGCGCAGACACGCTGCGCTACCAGGCCAACTGCTGCCCCATCTGCAGACTGC CATTCAGAGCTCTGCTGCAGATCCGAGCCATGAGGAAGAAACTCAGTCCTCTGTCACCGACCAGCTTTAACCCCGTCATCACTTCACAGACGTCTGACTCGGAGGAACACTCG GCGTCGGAGCACATCCCTCCAGGCTACGAGGTGGTGTCTCTCCTGGAGGCGTTGAACGGCCCCCTCAGCACCTCATCGGtgaatcctcctcctctcaacTCCGGTCCCAGCAACGTCTCCGGGGTGCTGCCCCCGTACAGCAGCGAGCCTCACCCGGCGCCGGCCCGCTCCCTCTCCCCTCTAGACCACTCCAACTCCAGTCAGGGACTCAAACTCAAGAAGAGTGGTTCAAA GTCACTTTCCCAGAATTCCTCTGTGCTtcctgaggaggaggatgagaagtCTTGCAGTGAATCGGAGGTCTGTCGCCACAAACTCGCCGTGGACCagcaggag AGCGGAGTGACTCCAGACAGCGAGAACCTGACTCTCTCCTCATCTGGAGCCATCGACCAGTCGTCCTGCACGGGAACCCCGCTCTCCTCCACCATCACCTCCCCcgaag acCCAGTAAGCTGCAGCCTGGTCCAGTCAGTGATGTCCATGGCCTCGTCCCACTCGCAGCACTCCCACATCAGCACTGACACCATGTCCTCCATGTCAGGGTCCTACCTGGCCGGGGCCGAAGGCGAGCCCGGGGGGGACGAGGGGGGAGACGCTGAGGGCGAGGAGAACCAGGACGCCCCCATGGAGAGCCGAGGACCGTCGCAGCAGGACGGG GAGTTTTCCCAGGAGCCAAAGGAACAGAACTACTCAGTGGCTGTAGAGGAGCAGGACTCGGAG GGAAACGATGTCACTGAAGAGGACTGCTCCTCACCGTCTAATGGGAAAG ACTGA
- the rnf157 gene encoding E3 ubiquitin ligase RNF157 isoform X3, whose amino-acid sequence MGALTSRQNIGVEEVDIPSSSVYRYPPKSGSYFASHFIMGGEKFDSTHPEGYLFGENTDLNFLGTRPVAFPYAAPPPQEPVKTLRSLINIRKDTLRLVRCSEDLKLPGDEEAGKNRASYNVEFTFDADTQVAITIYYQAIEEFHNGVPLYLPQDSSLQSETVHFKRGVGQQFCLPSHTVNLSEWADEELLFDMDKEVFPMVVQAVVDEGEEHLGHSHILLATFEKHMDGSYCVKPLKQKQVVDGVSYLLQEIYGIENKYNSQESKVADDEISDNSAECVVCLSDVRDTLILPCRHLCLCNACADTLRYQANCCPICRLPFRALLQIRAMRKKLSPLSPTSFNPVITSQTSDSEEHSASEHIPPGYEVVSLLEALNGPLSTSSVNPPPLNSGPSNVSGVLPPYSSEPHPAPARSLSPLDHSNSSQGLKLKKSGSKSLSQNSSVLPEEEDEKSCSESEVCRHKLAVDQQESGVTPDSENLTLSSSGAIDQSSCTGTPLSSTITSPEDPVSCSLVQSVMSMASSHSQHSHISTDTMSSMSGSYLAGAEGEPGGDEGGDAEGEENQDAPMESRGPSQQDGEFSQEPKEQNYSVAVEEQDSEGNDVTEEDCSSPSNGKGLMFLGGYRPVLEPRPHHTSTSNINMEELGVENRDGQSPKHPRRGPLIV is encoded by the exons ATGGGAGCTTTAACAAGCAGACAAAACATAGGCGTGGAAGAAGTGGACATTCCGTCCAGCTCGGTGTACCGTTATCCACCCAAATCTG ggaGTTACTTCGCCAGCCACTTCATCATGGGGGGAGAGAAGTTTGACTCCACTCATCCGGAGGGTTACCTGTTCGGGGAAAACACAGACCTAAACTTCCTGGGGACCAGACCTGTGGCG ttccCGTACGCAGCCCCTCCACCTCAGGAACCAGTCAAGACGCTACGAAGCCTTATAAACATCCGTAAGGACACGCTGCGGCTCGTACG GTGCAGCGAGGACCTGAAGCTGCCGGGTGACGAGGAGGCGGGGAAGAACAGGGCCAGCTACAACGTGGAGTTCACCTTCGACGCCGACACACAGGTGGCCATAACCATCTACTACCAGGCCATAGAGGAGTTCCACAACGGAGTGCCACT CTACCTGCCCCAGGACAGCTCTCTGCAGTCTGAGACGGTGCACTTCAAGAGAGGAGTGGGTCAGCAGTTCTGTCTGCCGTCACACACCGTCAACCTCAGCGAGTGGGCTGACGAGGAG CTGCTGTTTGACATGGACAAAGAGGTGTTCCCCATGGTGGTGCAGGCTGTTGTAGACGAGGGGGAAG AACATTTGGGCCACTCTCACATACTGCTGGCTACGTTTGAAAAG CACATGGACGGGAGCTACTGTGTGAAGCCTCTGAAGCAGAAACAAGTG GTGGATGGAGTGAGTTATCTCCTGCAGGAGATCTACGGGATCGAGAACAAATACAACAGCCAAGAATCAAAG GTAGCGGACGATGAGATCAGTGATAACAGCGCTGAGTGTGTGGTCTGTTTGTCGGATGTGCGAGACACACTCATCTTGCCTTGCAGACACCTGTGTCTCTGCAACGCCTGCGCAGACACGCTGCGCTACCAGGCCAACTGCTGCCCCATCTGCAGACTGC CATTCAGAGCTCTGCTGCAGATCCGAGCCATGAGGAAGAAACTCAGTCCTCTGTCACCGACCAGCTTTAACCCCGTCATCACTTCACAGACGTCTGACTCGGAGGAACACTCG GCGTCGGAGCACATCCCTCCAGGCTACGAGGTGGTGTCTCTCCTGGAGGCGTTGAACGGCCCCCTCAGCACCTCATCGGtgaatcctcctcctctcaacTCCGGTCCCAGCAACGTCTCCGGGGTGCTGCCCCCGTACAGCAGCGAGCCTCACCCGGCGCCGGCCCGCTCCCTCTCCCCTCTAGACCACTCCAACTCCAGTCAGGGACTCAAACTCAAGAAGAGTGGTTCAAA GTCACTTTCCCAGAATTCCTCTGTGCTtcctgaggaggaggatgagaagtCTTGCAGTGAATCGGAGGTCTGTCGCCACAAACTCGCCGTGGACCagcaggag AGCGGAGTGACTCCAGACAGCGAGAACCTGACTCTCTCCTCATCTGGAGCCATCGACCAGTCGTCCTGCACGGGAACCCCGCTCTCCTCCACCATCACCTCCCCcgaag acCCAGTAAGCTGCAGCCTGGTCCAGTCAGTGATGTCCATGGCCTCGTCCCACTCGCAGCACTCCCACATCAGCACTGACACCATGTCCTCCATGTCAGGGTCCTACCTGGCCGGGGCCGAAGGCGAGCCCGGGGGGGACGAGGGGGGAGACGCTGAGGGCGAGGAGAACCAGGACGCCCCCATGGAGAGCCGAGGACCGTCGCAGCAGGACGGG GAGTTTTCCCAGGAGCCAAAGGAACAGAACTACTCAGTGGCTGTAGAGGAGCAGGACTCGGAG GGAAACGATGTCACTGAAGAGGACTGCTCCTCACCGTCTAATGGGAAAG
- the rnf157 gene encoding E3 ubiquitin ligase RNF157 isoform X5 has translation MGALTSRQNIGVEEVDIPSSSVYRYPPKSGSYFASHFIMGGEKFDSTHPEGYLFGENTDLNFLGTRPVAFPYAAPPPQEPVKTLRSLINIRKDTLRLVRCSEDLKLPGDEEAGKNRASYNVEFTFDADTQVAITIYYQAIEEFHNGVPLYLPQDSSLQSETVHFKRGVGQQFCLPSHTVNLSEWADEELLFDMDKEVFPMVVQAVVDEGEEHLGHSHILLATFEKHMDGSYCVKPLKQKQVVDGVSYLLQEIYGIENKYNSQESKVADDEISDNSAECVVCLSDVRDTLILPCRHLCLCNACADTLRYQANCCPICRLPFRALLQIRAMRKKLSPLSPTSFNPVITSQTSDSEEHSASEHIPPGYEVVSLLEALNGPLSTSSVNPPPLNSGPSNVSGVLPPYSSEPHPAPARSLSPLDHSNSSQGLKLKKSGSKSLSQNSSVLPEEEDEKSCSESEVCRHKLAVDQQESGVTPDSENLTLSSSGAIDQSSCTGTPLSSTITSPEDPVSCSLVQSVMSMASSHSQHSHISTDTMSSMSGSYLAGAEGEPGGDEGGDAEGEENQDAPMESRGPSQQDGEFSQEPKEQNYSVAVEEQDSEGNDVTEEDCSSPSNGKDEESCPVHIED, from the exons ATGGGAGCTTTAACAAGCAGACAAAACATAGGCGTGGAAGAAGTGGACATTCCGTCCAGCTCGGTGTACCGTTATCCACCCAAATCTG ggaGTTACTTCGCCAGCCACTTCATCATGGGGGGAGAGAAGTTTGACTCCACTCATCCGGAGGGTTACCTGTTCGGGGAAAACACAGACCTAAACTTCCTGGGGACCAGACCTGTGGCG ttccCGTACGCAGCCCCTCCACCTCAGGAACCAGTCAAGACGCTACGAAGCCTTATAAACATCCGTAAGGACACGCTGCGGCTCGTACG GTGCAGCGAGGACCTGAAGCTGCCGGGTGACGAGGAGGCGGGGAAGAACAGGGCCAGCTACAACGTGGAGTTCACCTTCGACGCCGACACACAGGTGGCCATAACCATCTACTACCAGGCCATAGAGGAGTTCCACAACGGAGTGCCACT CTACCTGCCCCAGGACAGCTCTCTGCAGTCTGAGACGGTGCACTTCAAGAGAGGAGTGGGTCAGCAGTTCTGTCTGCCGTCACACACCGTCAACCTCAGCGAGTGGGCTGACGAGGAG CTGCTGTTTGACATGGACAAAGAGGTGTTCCCCATGGTGGTGCAGGCTGTTGTAGACGAGGGGGAAG AACATTTGGGCCACTCTCACATACTGCTGGCTACGTTTGAAAAG CACATGGACGGGAGCTACTGTGTGAAGCCTCTGAAGCAGAAACAAGTG GTGGATGGAGTGAGTTATCTCCTGCAGGAGATCTACGGGATCGAGAACAAATACAACAGCCAAGAATCAAAG GTAGCGGACGATGAGATCAGTGATAACAGCGCTGAGTGTGTGGTCTGTTTGTCGGATGTGCGAGACACACTCATCTTGCCTTGCAGACACCTGTGTCTCTGCAACGCCTGCGCAGACACGCTGCGCTACCAGGCCAACTGCTGCCCCATCTGCAGACTGC CATTCAGAGCTCTGCTGCAGATCCGAGCCATGAGGAAGAAACTCAGTCCTCTGTCACCGACCAGCTTTAACCCCGTCATCACTTCACAGACGTCTGACTCGGAGGAACACTCG GCGTCGGAGCACATCCCTCCAGGCTACGAGGTGGTGTCTCTCCTGGAGGCGTTGAACGGCCCCCTCAGCACCTCATCGGtgaatcctcctcctctcaacTCCGGTCCCAGCAACGTCTCCGGGGTGCTGCCCCCGTACAGCAGCGAGCCTCACCCGGCGCCGGCCCGCTCCCTCTCCCCTCTAGACCACTCCAACTCCAGTCAGGGACTCAAACTCAAGAAGAGTGGTTCAAA GTCACTTTCCCAGAATTCCTCTGTGCTtcctgaggaggaggatgagaagtCTTGCAGTGAATCGGAGGTCTGTCGCCACAAACTCGCCGTGGACCagcaggag AGCGGAGTGACTCCAGACAGCGAGAACCTGACTCTCTCCTCATCTGGAGCCATCGACCAGTCGTCCTGCACGGGAACCCCGCTCTCCTCCACCATCACCTCCCCcgaag acCCAGTAAGCTGCAGCCTGGTCCAGTCAGTGATGTCCATGGCCTCGTCCCACTCGCAGCACTCCCACATCAGCACTGACACCATGTCCTCCATGTCAGGGTCCTACCTGGCCGGGGCCGAAGGCGAGCCCGGGGGGGACGAGGGGGGAGACGCTGAGGGCGAGGAGAACCAGGACGCCCCCATGGAGAGCCGAGGACCGTCGCAGCAGGACGGG GAGTTTTCCCAGGAGCCAAAGGAACAGAACTACTCAGTGGCTGTAGAGGAGCAGGACTCGGAG GGAAACGATGTCACTGAAGAGGACTGCTCCTCACCGTCTAATGGGAAAG
- the rnf157 gene encoding E3 ubiquitin ligase RNF157 isoform X4, with protein sequence MGALTSRQNIGVEEVDIPSSSVYRYPPKSGSYFASHFIMGGEKFDSTHPEGYLFGENTDLNFLGTRPVAFPYAAPPPQEPVKTLRSLINIRKDTLRLVRCSEDLKLPGDEEAGKNRASYNVEFTFDADTQVAITIYYQAIEEFHNGVPLYLPQDSSLQSETVHFKRGVGQQFCLPSHTVNLSEWADEELLFDMDKEVFPMVVQAVVDEGEEHLGHSHILLATFEKHMDGSYCVKPLKQKQVVDGVSYLLQEIYGIENKYNSQESKVADDEISDNSAECVVCLSDVRDTLILPCRHLCLCNACADTLRYQANCCPICRLPFRALLQIRAMRKKLSPLSPTSFNPVITSQTSDSEEHSASEHIPPGYEVVSLLEALNGPLSTSSVNPPPLNSGPSNVSGVLPPYSSEPHPAPARSLSPLDHSNSSQGLKLKKSGSKSLSQNSSVLPEEEDEKSCSESEVCRHKLAVDQQESGVTPDSENLTLSSSGAIDQSSCTGTPLSSTITSPEDPVSCSLVQSVMSMASSHSQHSHISTDTMSSMSGSYLAGAEGEPGGDEGGDAEGEENQDAPMESRGPSQQDGEFSQEPKEQNYSVAVEEQDSEGNDVTEEDCSSPSNGKGGRSRCPELANNNQGVALCDTPSLGLDNEQAPDSRFADEESCPVHIED encoded by the exons ATGGGAGCTTTAACAAGCAGACAAAACATAGGCGTGGAAGAAGTGGACATTCCGTCCAGCTCGGTGTACCGTTATCCACCCAAATCTG ggaGTTACTTCGCCAGCCACTTCATCATGGGGGGAGAGAAGTTTGACTCCACTCATCCGGAGGGTTACCTGTTCGGGGAAAACACAGACCTAAACTTCCTGGGGACCAGACCTGTGGCG ttccCGTACGCAGCCCCTCCACCTCAGGAACCAGTCAAGACGCTACGAAGCCTTATAAACATCCGTAAGGACACGCTGCGGCTCGTACG GTGCAGCGAGGACCTGAAGCTGCCGGGTGACGAGGAGGCGGGGAAGAACAGGGCCAGCTACAACGTGGAGTTCACCTTCGACGCCGACACACAGGTGGCCATAACCATCTACTACCAGGCCATAGAGGAGTTCCACAACGGAGTGCCACT CTACCTGCCCCAGGACAGCTCTCTGCAGTCTGAGACGGTGCACTTCAAGAGAGGAGTGGGTCAGCAGTTCTGTCTGCCGTCACACACCGTCAACCTCAGCGAGTGGGCTGACGAGGAG CTGCTGTTTGACATGGACAAAGAGGTGTTCCCCATGGTGGTGCAGGCTGTTGTAGACGAGGGGGAAG AACATTTGGGCCACTCTCACATACTGCTGGCTACGTTTGAAAAG CACATGGACGGGAGCTACTGTGTGAAGCCTCTGAAGCAGAAACAAGTG GTGGATGGAGTGAGTTATCTCCTGCAGGAGATCTACGGGATCGAGAACAAATACAACAGCCAAGAATCAAAG GTAGCGGACGATGAGATCAGTGATAACAGCGCTGAGTGTGTGGTCTGTTTGTCGGATGTGCGAGACACACTCATCTTGCCTTGCAGACACCTGTGTCTCTGCAACGCCTGCGCAGACACGCTGCGCTACCAGGCCAACTGCTGCCCCATCTGCAGACTGC CATTCAGAGCTCTGCTGCAGATCCGAGCCATGAGGAAGAAACTCAGTCCTCTGTCACCGACCAGCTTTAACCCCGTCATCACTTCACAGACGTCTGACTCGGAGGAACACTCG GCGTCGGAGCACATCCCTCCAGGCTACGAGGTGGTGTCTCTCCTGGAGGCGTTGAACGGCCCCCTCAGCACCTCATCGGtgaatcctcctcctctcaacTCCGGTCCCAGCAACGTCTCCGGGGTGCTGCCCCCGTACAGCAGCGAGCCTCACCCGGCGCCGGCCCGCTCCCTCTCCCCTCTAGACCACTCCAACTCCAGTCAGGGACTCAAACTCAAGAAGAGTGGTTCAAA GTCACTTTCCCAGAATTCCTCTGTGCTtcctgaggaggaggatgagaagtCTTGCAGTGAATCGGAGGTCTGTCGCCACAAACTCGCCGTGGACCagcaggag AGCGGAGTGACTCCAGACAGCGAGAACCTGACTCTCTCCTCATCTGGAGCCATCGACCAGTCGTCCTGCACGGGAACCCCGCTCTCCTCCACCATCACCTCCCCcgaag acCCAGTAAGCTGCAGCCTGGTCCAGTCAGTGATGTCCATGGCCTCGTCCCACTCGCAGCACTCCCACATCAGCACTGACACCATGTCCTCCATGTCAGGGTCCTACCTGGCCGGGGCCGAAGGCGAGCCCGGGGGGGACGAGGGGGGAGACGCTGAGGGCGAGGAGAACCAGGACGCCCCCATGGAGAGCCGAGGACCGTCGCAGCAGGACGGG GAGTTTTCCCAGGAGCCAAAGGAACAGAACTACTCAGTGGCTGTAGAGGAGCAGGACTCGGAG GGAAACGATGTCACTGAAGAGGACTGCTCCTCACCGTCTAATGGGAAAG
- the srsf2a gene encoding serine and arginine rich splicing factor 2a — translation MSYGRAPPDVEGMTSLKVDNLTYRTSPETLRRVFEKYGRVGDVYIPRDRYTKESRGFAFVRFLDKRDAEDAMDAMDGALLDGRELRVQMARYGRPPDSMYSRRGAPPRRYGGGYGGRRSRSRSASPRRRRRSRSRSRSRSRSRSRSRHHYSRSRSHSDSRSKSRSRSKSKSNKSKSKSKSKSKSKSKSKSRTPRRSKTKSPSRSRSSKSKSKSKSKSKSRSRSPPSNRGSKSRSRSKSKSRPKSPEDNGAET, via the exons ATGAGCTACGGCAGAGCCCCACCGGACGTGGAGGGGATGACCTCGCTGAAAGTAGACAACCTGACCTACCGGACGTCCCCGGAGACTCTGCGCCGGGTGTTCGAGAAGTACGGCCGCGTGGGAGACGTGTACATCCCGCGGGATCGCTACACCAAGGAGAGCCGCGGCTTCGCCTTCGTGCGGTTCCTCGACAAGCGCGACGCCGAGGACGCGATGGACGCGATGGACGGCGCGCTGCTCGACGGCCGGGAGCTCCGGGTGCAGATGGCCCGCTACGGCCGCCCTCCGGACTCCATGTACAGCCGGAGAGGAGCTCCACCACGCCGCTACGGAGGAGGCTACGGAGGGCGCAGGAGCAGGAG CCGGTCAGCCAGTCCTCGCCGCCGCAGACGTAGCCGCAGCCGCTCCAGGAGCCGAAGCCGATCCCGATCCAGGAGCCGCCACCACTACAGCCGCTCCAGGTCTCACTCCGACTCCAGGTCCAAGTCACGGTCCAGGTCCAAATCCAAGTCCAACAAGTCCAAGTCTAAATCCAAATCCAAGTCCAAGTCTAAATCCAAGTCCAAGTCCAGGACCCCCAGACGGAGCAAGACAAAGTCTCCCTCCCGGTCTCGCTCCTCCAAGTCCAAGTCTAAGTCCAAGTCCAAGTCCAAGTCCAGGAGTCGATCCCCGCCTTCCAACAGAGGGTCCAAATCGCGGTCCCGCTCCAAATCCAAGAGTAGGCCTAAATCTCCAGAAGACAACGGAGCAGAAACTTAA